The Leptospira sp. WS39.C2 genome contains a region encoding:
- a CDS encoding histone deacetylase, translating to MKTGISTHESFLKHNTGQGHPETHVRLESILDKISDLPTNHFQWKTSFKEAPLSLISTIHDPNYVRLVGRVCEEKGSGYLDGDTVFSPQSYMAASLAVGAGVSLAQDILDGEIKNGMALVRPPGHHAESDFAMGFCLFNNIAITAKYLQTQGIKRVLILDWDVHHGNGTEHQFYEDDSVYFVSLHQFPFYPGTGSASERGSGKGLGYTLNLPMARGGEEKDYLDQFSIIHKEMESFQPEFVLVSAGFDAHIRDPLAGMNLNTSSYEKLTKEVLRIANTYASGKLLSFLEGGYDFQALSESVKVHLETLAS from the coding sequence ATGAAAACTGGCATCTCCACTCACGAATCATTTTTAAAACACAATACTGGTCAAGGTCATCCAGAAACACATGTTCGACTGGAATCAATTTTGGATAAAATTTCAGACCTTCCAACTAACCACTTCCAATGGAAAACATCATTTAAGGAAGCACCTTTGTCTCTTATTTCAACGATCCATGATCCAAATTATGTTCGTTTGGTGGGGCGAGTTTGTGAAGAAAAAGGATCTGGTTATTTGGATGGTGATACTGTTTTTTCGCCGCAATCTTATATGGCCGCAAGCCTTGCAGTTGGTGCTGGTGTGTCACTCGCACAAGACATTCTGGATGGAGAAATCAAAAATGGAATGGCACTGGTTCGGCCACCAGGCCATCACGCAGAATCTGATTTTGCAATGGGATTTTGTTTGTTTAATAATATTGCAATCACAGCCAAGTACTTACAAACCCAAGGGATCAAACGAGTTTTGATTTTGGATTGGGATGTCCATCATGGGAACGGCACCGAGCACCAGTTTTACGAAGATGATTCTGTCTATTTTGTGTCTCTCCACCAATTCCCTTTTTACCCAGGAACAGGTTCTGCAAGTGAAAGGGGGAGTGGGAAGGGGCTTGGTTATACACTCAATTTGCCAATGGCAAGGGGTGGCGAAGAAAAGGATTATTTGGATCAGTTTTCAATCATCCATAAGGAAATGGAATCCTTCCAACCAGAATTTGTTTTGGTATCAGCTGGGTTTGATGCCCACATACGGGACCCACTTGCAGGGATGAACTTAAATACATCATCTTATGAAAAATTAACAAAAGAAGTGCTCCGGATTGCAAACACTTATGCATCGGGTAAGTTACTTTCTTTTTTGGAAGGTGGGTATGATTTCCAAGCACTTTCCGAATCTGTGAAAGTGCATTTGGAAACACTGGCATCTTAG
- a CDS encoding esterase/lipase family protein: protein MIQILINSLAGKTVSLTQKTTDSLLKGVQFLIKGSLTSTGDGLDLLSNAFFYKPEWREALQKLGVQVRDTGLRSNEELQKTIELTNQAFDKALFKVELTAKKSDDMVFDNRMVSSIIGSSHNQKFKLTKIDMSFRTFGKDITAKETITEYLNSGKTKSVLFLPGLFTDETVWQEQTVEYKNRQITSPGLATELAECGYYSFYLRYNHGLPIHENGKKLMHLLDVFFEENTEIHPDIICYSLGCLIFRSCLYYAKQENKPWIKRFGKITLIAAPNKGSYLEKIGFWLGFLFEKSPNVAMKIIGMIGNLRSDAIKDLSFGLIRKEEKGWKETISGYFAETYFGELDDLDVYQAYALMEGPENPLQNFLGDGIVEKKSLTYLTDKVFDKKTNPALRTLELKKHNHFSIISSRPLIHWVKVVLGVAPEP, encoded by the coding sequence GTGATCCAAATCCTAATCAATTCCCTTGCCGGGAAAACCGTATCCCTCACCCAAAAAACAACAGACTCCTTATTAAAAGGAGTTCAATTTCTAATTAAAGGAAGTCTCACATCAACTGGCGATGGTTTGGATCTTTTATCAAATGCATTTTTTTACAAACCAGAATGGCGTGAGGCCTTGCAGAAATTGGGTGTCCAAGTACGAGATACAGGACTTCGTTCCAATGAGGAATTACAAAAAACAATCGAACTCACAAACCAAGCGTTTGACAAAGCTCTTTTCAAAGTAGAACTCACTGCCAAAAAAAGTGATGATATGGTTTTTGATAACCGAATGGTCTCCAGTATTATAGGTAGTTCCCATAACCAAAAATTCAAACTCACAAAAATTGATATGAGTTTTCGCACCTTTGGAAAAGACATCACAGCCAAAGAAACCATCACCGAATACTTAAACTCAGGCAAAACCAAATCAGTTTTATTTTTGCCAGGTCTTTTTACTGATGAAACAGTTTGGCAAGAACAAACAGTTGAATACAAAAATAGGCAGATTACTTCACCTGGTCTTGCCACTGAACTTGCTGAATGTGGTTATTATTCTTTTTACCTTCGTTATAACCATGGCCTTCCCATCCATGAAAATGGAAAAAAACTCATGCACCTTCTGGATGTATTTTTTGAAGAAAATACAGAGATTCACCCAGATATCATCTGTTATAGTTTGGGATGCCTCATCTTTCGATCGTGTTTGTATTATGCAAAACAAGAAAACAAACCTTGGATCAAAAGATTTGGAAAAATCACTCTTATTGCGGCACCAAACAAAGGTTCGTATCTCGAAAAAATTGGATTTTGGTTAGGGTTTTTATTCGAAAAAAGTCCTAATGTAGCCATGAAAATTATTGGAATGATCGGAAATCTAAGGAGTGATGCCATCAAAGATTTATCGTTTGGGCTCATCCGAAAAGAGGAAAAAGGATGGAAGGAAACCATCTCTGGTTACTTTGCAGAAACTTATTTCGGTGAATTGGATGATTTGGATGTATACCAAGCGTATGCTCTGATGGAAGGACCAGAAAACCCATTACAAAATTTTTTAGGAGATGGGATTGTGGAGAAAAAAAGTCTAACTTACCTAACGGACAAAGTGTTCGATAAAAAAACAAACCCCGCGCTACGTACCTTAGAATTAAAAAAACATAACCATTTTTCCATCATCAGTTCCCGTCCACTCATCCATTGGGTAAAAGTTGTATTGGGAGTGGCGCCAGAACCCTAA
- a CDS encoding DUF1554 domain-containing protein: MRWNGFLAFLFTIHFLSCNPVNQRDEFLFTLINGLNSTTSTNTFLIGPSSKINVTSASVVLTYGTTQTFGITLGVAPTSNVTINLSFDTSKLSIDGNVTTPLTAHLTFTPANYNIPQIITFSSLATTPTTSSLTVSSSSIDTNFDNISGSIAIRHRVMFYSGSSFLLREDNVMPSLTPYGGFPYTSCTVSPSLPNGLSLNPTTCVISGTPTDTQGSINYTISATNGTISDTETISIQIQTTVYKVFVTASSYNGNLQGAAANGPAGADAKCNADANKPATGTFKAMLTDGGVNRRACDSTANCTNIGENIDWVFQLGRNYIRANDSAFLFTPNSAGILPATLTSFSTNPYTMSHAFDSGALKTYWTGLSTSPSDQWRVASAASTFHCSNWTSAAATAPTSNGGRVGNSNATDYTAFRNGSSGVSCDSLNHIVCVEQ; encoded by the coding sequence ATGCGTTGGAATGGATTTTTAGCCTTCCTTTTCACAATCCATTTCCTCTCCTGTAACCCTGTGAACCAAAGGGATGAGTTTCTATTTACCCTTATCAATGGATTGAATTCTACTACATCTACGAATACATTCTTAATTGGACCATCTTCCAAAATCAATGTAACAAGCGCTAGTGTAGTTTTGACATACGGCACAACTCAAACTTTCGGAATCACACTTGGTGTCGCTCCAACCTCAAATGTCACAATTAATTTATCATTTGATACAAGTAAACTTTCCATTGATGGCAATGTGACAACACCGCTTACAGCTCATCTAACATTTACACCAGCTAATTACAATATTCCACAAATAATAACATTTTCATCGCTTGCGACAACACCAACAACATCAAGTTTGACAGTATCTTCTTCAAGCATTGACACAAATTTTGACAACATCTCGGGTTCTATTGCAATTCGTCATAGAGTTATGTTTTATTCTGGCAGTTCTTTTTTGTTAAGAGAAGATAATGTGATGCCAAGTTTGACACCTTATGGAGGATTCCCATACACTTCTTGTACGGTAAGTCCTTCACTTCCAAATGGGCTTAGTTTAAATCCCACAACTTGTGTTATATCTGGAACACCTACTGATACACAAGGAAGTATCAATTATACAATTAGCGCAACGAATGGAACCATTTCAGATACTGAAACCATATCGATTCAAATTCAAACAACGGTTTATAAAGTTTTTGTTACAGCATCTTCGTACAATGGAAATCTCCAAGGTGCTGCAGCTAACGGTCCAGCTGGTGCTGATGCAAAATGTAATGCAGATGCAAACAAACCTGCCACGGGGACTTTTAAGGCTATGTTAACAGATGGTGGAGTCAATAGAAGAGCATGTGATTCAACTGCAAATTGCACAAATATAGGTGAAAATATTGATTGGGTATTTCAACTCGGTAGAAATTACATTCGTGCAAACGATTCTGCATTTTTATTCACTCCTAACTCTGCAGGAATATTACCTGCCACACTCACTTCGTTCTCAACAAATCCTTACACAATGAGTCACGCATTTGATTCGGGTGCTTTAAAAACATACTGGACAGGTTTATCTACTTCTCCTTCGGATCAATGGAGAGTAGCTTCTGCGGCATCAACCTTTCATTGTTCAAATTGGACAAGCGCGGCTGCAACTGCTCCTACAAGTAATGGTGGAAGGGTAGGAAATTCTAATGCGACAGATTACACGGCTTTCCGAAATGGATCCAGTGGAGTTTCATGTGACTCTCTAAACCATATAGTCTGCGTAGAACAGTAG
- a CDS encoding NADP-dependent glyceraldehyde-3-phosphate dehydrogenase: protein MSFVFPTEDSIPPAYRISPIHQTKYLLGGEILEWKGETQIVKSPVFLERNGKLEQVVLGSYPSFDVSQSLKALDAAVKAYNHGTGVWPTSTPQERILAVNHFVSLMKEKRYQIILLLMWEIGKTEKDATKEFDRTIEYLEDTVDALLELESNSSKYIQESGLIAQIKRSPYGVVLCMGPFNYPLNETFCTLIPAILMGNTVVFKPAKYGVLLLEPLLECFQKAFPAGVINTVYGDGAKVISPIMESGKIDVFAFIGSSQTANLITKKHPKLNRLRSVLGLNAKNPAIILPDTDLKTMVPEIVSGSLSYNGQRCTALKILFVHKDILDEFTKLYLEEFSKWKAGMPWEKDVNFTPLPEEGKTKWLKELLDDAVQHGAKILNDGGGEITESFMTPAILSPVSPNARLYHEEQFGPLVPIVPYTSIEEPMEYIINSNMGQQASVFGEDPKTIGKLIDTLVNQVARVNWNAQCQRGPDVFPFSGRKDSADGTLSVSDALRVFSLRTVVSLKDNDKGRNLLGEVLKTNSSRYLSQEFNL from the coding sequence ATGAGCTTTGTTTTTCCGACAGAAGATTCCATTCCCCCTGCTTACCGCATTTCACCCATCCACCAAACCAAATACCTTCTCGGTGGCGAAATTCTGGAATGGAAAGGAGAAACACAAATCGTAAAGTCTCCGGTGTTTCTCGAAAGGAACGGAAAATTAGAACAGGTGGTCCTCGGTTCCTACCCTAGTTTTGATGTTTCACAAAGCCTAAAGGCACTTGATGCCGCAGTGAAAGCTTACAACCACGGAACAGGCGTTTGGCCTACATCCACACCACAGGAACGGATTTTAGCCGTGAACCATTTTGTTTCTCTCATGAAAGAAAAACGATACCAAATCATATTACTTCTCATGTGGGAAATCGGAAAAACAGAAAAAGATGCCACAAAAGAATTTGATCGCACCATCGAATACTTAGAAGATACAGTAGACGCACTCCTTGAACTTGAATCCAATTCCTCAAAATACATCCAGGAAAGTGGACTCATTGCCCAAATCAAACGTTCCCCTTATGGAGTGGTTTTGTGTATGGGGCCATTTAACTATCCGTTAAACGAGACTTTTTGCACGTTAATCCCTGCAATCCTTATGGGAAATACAGTTGTTTTCAAACCAGCAAAGTATGGTGTTTTGCTTTTAGAACCACTCCTCGAATGTTTCCAAAAAGCCTTCCCTGCAGGTGTGATCAATACGGTGTATGGTGATGGAGCGAAAGTCATTTCACCCATTATGGAATCAGGTAAAATTGATGTGTTTGCTTTTATTGGTTCGAGCCAAACCGCAAATCTCATTACAAAAAAACATCCAAAGCTCAACCGCCTAAGGTCTGTTCTCGGACTCAATGCCAAAAACCCTGCCATCATACTTCCTGATACCGATTTAAAAACAATGGTTCCTGAAATTGTTTCTGGATCCTTATCATACAATGGACAAAGGTGTACTGCTTTAAAAATCCTTTTTGTCCACAAAGACATTTTGGATGAGTTTACCAAATTGTATTTGGAAGAATTTTCCAAATGGAAGGCGGGAATGCCTTGGGAGAAAGATGTCAATTTCACTCCACTCCCTGAAGAAGGGAAAACCAAATGGCTCAAAGAACTTTTGGATGATGCAGTACAACATGGGGCAAAAATCTTAAACGATGGTGGTGGGGAAATTACAGAATCCTTTATGACTCCTGCTATCCTTTCGCCCGTCTCACCTAACGCACGTCTGTATCATGAAGAACAATTTGGGCCACTGGTTCCCATTGTTCCATACACTTCGATCGAAGAACCAATGGAATACATCATAAACTCCAATATGGGACAACAAGCCAGTGTGTTTGGTGAAGACCCAAAAACTATTGGCAAACTCATTGATACCCTTGTGAACCAAGTAGCTCGAGTGAATTGGAACGCGCAGTGCCAACGTGGTCCCGATGTGTTTCCCTTTTCAGGAAGAAAAGATTCAGCAGACGGAACTCTATCTGTATCAGATGCCCTTCGTGTTTTTTCCTTACGCACAGTGGTTAGCTTAAAAGATAATGATAAGGGACGTAATCTTCTAGGAGAAGTACTGAAGACAAACAGTTCACGATACCTCTCACAAGAATTTAACTTGTAA
- a CDS encoding MaoC family dehydratase: MVEKSVSPFGELAPKTPASLSDIKKNIYGRYLEEFNVGDIYVHPRQFTVDRSFAQEFATVFMDANPLYLSSEYAKAHGFQDLLVHPLMVFNLALSIGVQNNSEKALANLGYYNAQFLMPVYPGDTLSSRTKILAVDDKGPDKPGIVSVRTLCLNQKNEVVLQYERKIMIYQSNGKPKGNPKPGDASAFFPESKTPALKLPNLKFPTEMKDVTWGHTYFENFKPGQIYVHQNGRTITDEHYQWTYRVGNTHPLHYDKLYSAGISGPMGGEPVVYGGLVFGWLAGMASRDISENAIWELGFTEGYHTQPAFSGDTVTCISRILTTEDKGTEYGIPAGEVQIQFIGLKNIKANDALDKFGADLFLKENDKKKLGKEKIPEKIFEIERRLIIKKQP, translated from the coding sequence ATGGTCGAAAAATCAGTGTCCCCCTTTGGTGAGTTAGCTCCCAAAACCCCTGCCTCTCTCTCAGACATCAAGAAGAACATCTACGGACGATACCTCGAAGAATTCAATGTCGGTGATATTTACGTTCACCCTCGCCAATTCACAGTCGACAGAAGTTTTGCCCAAGAATTTGCCACTGTGTTTATGGATGCCAATCCACTTTACTTATCCAGTGAATATGCAAAAGCACATGGGTTCCAAGACTTACTTGTCCACCCACTCATGGTGTTTAACTTAGCACTTTCCATTGGTGTTCAGAATAACAGTGAAAAGGCGCTTGCTAACCTTGGTTATTACAATGCACAATTTTTAATGCCAGTGTATCCTGGTGATACTTTGTCTTCTCGCACAAAAATTTTGGCAGTGGATGACAAAGGGCCTGATAAACCAGGAATCGTAAGTGTGAGAACCCTTTGCCTCAACCAAAAAAACGAAGTGGTGTTACAATACGAACGTAAGATCATGATTTACCAGTCCAATGGAAAACCAAAAGGAAATCCAAAACCAGGTGATGCTTCTGCTTTTTTTCCAGAGTCGAAAACTCCAGCACTCAAACTTCCTAACCTCAAATTCCCAACTGAGATGAAAGATGTCACTTGGGGGCATACTTACTTTGAAAACTTCAAACCAGGGCAAATTTATGTGCACCAAAATGGTCGAACAATCACAGACGAACACTACCAATGGACTTACCGAGTAGGGAATACACACCCACTCCATTATGATAAATTGTATTCTGCTGGAATCTCAGGCCCAATGGGTGGAGAACCAGTGGTGTATGGCGGACTCGTATTTGGTTGGTTAGCTGGTATGGCATCTCGTGATATTTCTGAAAATGCGATTTGGGAACTTGGATTCACAGAAGGATACCATACACAACCTGCATTCTCTGGTGATACGGTAACCTGTATTTCTCGTATCCTCACAACAGAAGACAAAGGAACAGAATACGGAATCCCTGCGGGAGAAGTACAAATCCAGTTTATTGGACTTAAAAACATCAAAGCAAATGATGCGTTAGATAAATTTGGTGCTGATCTTTTCCTTAAAGAGAATGACAAAAAGAAATTGGGAAAAGAAAAAATCCCTGAAAAAATCTTCGAAATTGAAAGAAGATTGATCATCAAAAAACAACCATAA
- a CDS encoding MBL fold metallo-hydrolase, with amino-acid sequence MKVTIPKRIPEMEDIGDGIFKIVLPQPFYAPNNIYLYEGNDGLTLIDSGYIESIPMLQASLKTKGFSFKDIRHIIYTHNHLDHISSALVLKSYAKNVTYYGYRAMADGVGNYLESMLLFEEATEDLFHKAFGDKEELGRILTESRKGWRQFFSKFGETKKGDPVLRIDVAIDHNDSLELGGRLFRFLHTPGHNLYHITPVDPKAGVYFSGDLIIANLTAIYSEMDGSLGDYYFTLSKLLEEPIKRMLPAHGNEIEDPKKTITLVKKTLSILEKGVLRRLREGESDLKVLMEAAIGKKVHNGGHLPTALGLVYSIIQKLVLEGQIRIDKRDNGYEVFHIVT; translated from the coding sequence TTGAAAGTAACCATCCCTAAACGAATTCCTGAGATGGAGGACATTGGGGATGGTATCTTCAAAATTGTTTTGCCCCAACCATTTTACGCACCAAATAACATCTATTTGTATGAAGGAAACGATGGACTCACCCTGATTGATTCAGGATACATTGAGTCCATTCCTATGTTACAAGCATCCCTAAAAACCAAGGGATTTTCTTTCAAAGACATCCGTCATATCATTTACACTCACAACCACCTGGATCATATTTCTTCAGCCTTAGTTCTCAAGTCCTATGCCAAAAATGTAACTTATTATGGATACCGTGCCATGGCAGATGGAGTTGGGAATTATTTGGAATCGATGTTACTCTTTGAAGAAGCCACAGAAGATTTATTCCACAAAGCCTTTGGTGACAAAGAAGAACTGGGTCGTATCCTAACGGAATCTCGTAAGGGTTGGCGCCAATTTTTTAGTAAGTTTGGAGAAACTAAAAAAGGAGATCCAGTCCTACGCATTGATGTGGCAATTGATCATAATGATAGTTTGGAATTAGGTGGAAGGCTCTTTCGGTTTTTACACACACCTGGTCATAATTTATACCATATCACACCTGTTGATCCAAAGGCAGGGGTATACTTTTCGGGAGACCTTATCATTGCCAATCTCACTGCGATTTATTCGGAGATGGATGGGAGCTTGGGGGATTATTATTTTACTCTTTCTAAATTGTTAGAAGAACCCATCAAACGAATGTTACCTGCCCATGGGAACGAAATCGAAGATCCCAAAAAAACGATCACTCTTGTGAAAAAAACTCTGAGTATCTTAGAGAAAGGCGTGTTACGTAGGTTACGGGAAGGGGAATCCGATTTAAAAGTATTAATGGAAGCGGCGATTGGAAAAAAAGTACATAATGGTGGCCACCTGCCAACGGCCCTTGGCCTTGTGTATAGCATCATCCAAAAACTGGTGTTAGAAGGACAAATCCGTATCGATAAAAGAGACAATGGATATGAAGTGTTTCATATTGTTACGTAA
- a CDS encoding DUF2079 domain-containing protein — MVYLFFLFSLVTSFLFVSPKHFHAPFQKGVSLFFLLLFVYSYWKQKSKFQSIVSIQKVFSWQNQNKILPYLVYLSGLCFIITSSYHAYLLTQTFVDSFLFHDADYIGISDVLQSIAEGNWFESHYYSDSGNGSYLNHHFAPGMFFLSPFVQWIPNRYGLAVGVFFCYQLTTILWLAWAYQVSIKSKSNVDLKFLLIWVILTNQMYLYRIGSSYHFEILVVFIGFFFFYNWERCKTLIAEGETKFTKHLFLLGLFLILFLSQKEDIGFYLCLFFLPVFLVSLIDFVRNHSLKGILDALKNRDGFLILGILFTTVLYLGFVFFVFPFLNGSDSIFGWTHVLRQGYHSSFKQVTSVSKSIQIYLEVLISGGLGMIQLIPELLGISLIYLTHLVSTRPWHHEMYSYYSYSLLPFLLYSGIVWLKSKKEISLPIVYLILACLFWKNSMDQNFPLEAQSKQNWYDPKVQNEVREDLPYANGILQTEAGKVSSNITNQSIEQIVFSQYNLSFFITEKVKLYPLEKLQNKKEICDQTTLCYVVMAPELTDTILWPKQRILETFAESKTLEYQKIWQGKQIEVWKLTQ; from the coding sequence GTGGTTTATTTATTTTTTCTTTTTAGTTTAGTTACTTCCTTTCTTTTTGTTTCTCCTAAACACTTTCATGCCCCCTTTCAAAAGGGGGTATCTCTTTTTTTCCTACTTCTATTCGTATACAGTTATTGGAAACAGAAGAGTAAGTTTCAATCTATTGTATCAATTCAAAAAGTTTTCAGTTGGCAAAATCAAAACAAGATCCTTCCCTATTTGGTTTATCTAAGTGGACTCTGTTTTATAATAACAAGCTCTTATCATGCCTACCTACTCACTCAAACTTTTGTTGACTCATTTTTATTCCATGATGCTGATTATATTGGCATCTCCGATGTATTACAATCGATAGCGGAAGGAAATTGGTTTGAGAGCCATTATTATAGTGATTCAGGTAATGGTAGTTATCTAAACCATCATTTTGCGCCAGGGATGTTTTTTCTTTCTCCTTTTGTCCAGTGGATTCCAAATCGTTATGGATTAGCAGTTGGAGTGTTTTTCTGTTACCAGCTGACAACGATTTTATGGTTAGCATGGGCATATCAAGTTTCGATAAAAAGTAAATCAAATGTTGATTTAAAGTTTTTATTGATTTGGGTGATACTTACCAATCAAATGTATTTGTATCGGATTGGATCCAGTTATCATTTTGAAATCCTTGTAGTCTTTATTGGATTTTTCTTCTTTTACAACTGGGAACGATGCAAAACTCTCATTGCAGAAGGCGAAACCAAATTCACCAAACACTTATTTTTGTTAGGTTTATTTCTTATTTTATTCCTTTCTCAAAAAGAAGACATTGGATTTTACCTATGTTTGTTTTTCCTTCCGGTTTTTCTGGTTTCTCTTATCGATTTTGTTCGCAACCATTCACTCAAAGGAATTTTAGATGCCCTAAAAAACAGAGATGGTTTCCTTATTTTGGGGATTCTTTTTACCACAGTTCTATATTTAGGTTTTGTTTTTTTTGTTTTCCCATTCTTAAATGGTTCCGATTCGATTTTTGGATGGACCCATGTTTTGCGACAAGGCTACCACTCGTCATTCAAACAAGTGACAAGTGTTTCTAAATCCATACAAATCTATTTGGAAGTACTCATCAGTGGAGGACTTGGAATGATCCAACTCATTCCTGAACTCCTTGGCATCAGTTTGATATACTTAACCCATCTGGTCTCCACAAGACCTTGGCACCATGAAATGTATTCCTATTATAGTTATTCCCTACTTCCCTTTTTACTCTACAGTGGGATTGTATGGCTTAAGTCAAAAAAAGAAATTTCCCTTCCCATTGTTTATCTCATCTTAGCTTGTTTGTTTTGGAAAAATTCCATGGACCAAAATTTCCCGCTCGAAGCCCAATCAAAACAAAATTGGTATGATCCGAAGGTCCAAAATGAGGTAAGAGAAGACTTACCTTATGCCAATGGAATCTTACAAACTGAGGCGGGTAAAGTTTCAAGTAACATAACCAATCAATCAATAGAACAAATTGTATTTTCCCAATACAATCTTTCGTTTTTCATCACAGAGAAAGTGAAACTCTATCCGCTAGAAAAGCTACAGAACAAAAAGGAAATCTGCGACCAAACAACTCTTTGTTATGTGGTTATGGCTCCAGAGTTAACTGACACAATTCTTTGGCCGAAACAACGCATTCTCGAAACCTTTGCCGAGTCAAAAACACTGGAGTATCAGAAAATTTGGCAAGGAAAACAGATAGAGGTTTGGAAACTGACGCAGTAG
- a CDS encoding aldolase, producing METSIRGLRKTLLEMKENYSFVCVKTGTETEDMGEEEIALLKTITSGILPLYVKIGGPEARNDIRICQRIGVSGISAPMVESEYALKNFIQTMKNLLTPSEFESYNKSINMETITGYRNLMDIFDSPSFQELEQVTAARSDLSASMDKKPDDKEVTRVAKKIILEAKSRGKKTSVGGTITKTNFELIANEIQPDYINSRHIMVDTKEAMKIGAADIAECMLVFEMDLFEFFSKTFPEKGYYYRNRVEINRERIGERKVLYFIR from the coding sequence ATGGAAACATCAATCCGTGGATTACGTAAAACTCTACTAGAGATGAAGGAAAACTATTCTTTTGTCTGTGTAAAAACGGGAACAGAAACGGAAGATATGGGAGAGGAAGAAATTGCTCTCTTAAAAACAATCACTTCAGGGATTTTACCACTCTATGTTAAAATTGGTGGGCCTGAGGCACGTAATGATATACGTATTTGCCAAAGGATAGGTGTGTCGGGGATTTCTGCTCCTATGGTGGAATCAGAATATGCACTAAAAAATTTCATCCAAACGATGAAAAACCTCCTCACTCCTTCTGAATTTGAATCTTATAACAAATCCATCAATATGGAAACCATTACTGGTTACCGCAATCTAATGGATATCTTCGATTCTCCTTCCTTCCAGGAATTAGAGCAAGTAACAGCTGCTAGATCTGACTTAAGTGCGTCCATGGACAAAAAACCAGATGATAAAGAAGTCACTCGTGTTGCCAAAAAAATCATCTTGGAAGCAAAGAGCCGTGGGAAAAAAACTTCAGTTGGTGGAACCATTACCAAAACTAATTTTGAACTCATTGCAAATGAAATTCAACCTGACTATATCAATTCCAGACACATCATGGTTGATACAAAAGAAGCCATGAAAATTGGGGCGGCTGACATCGCAGAATGTATGTTAGTATTCGAAATGGACTTGTTTGAATTTTTTTCCAAAACCTTTCCTGAAAAAGGATACTATTATAGAAACCGAGTTGAGATCAATAGAGAACGAATCGGTGAAAGAAAGGTATTGTATTTCATTCGTTAA
- the lepB gene encoding signal peptidase I: MGLFSSIFKTAPKPESKEPEKEGAVASSISFGIIVVLVFAFKSSILDANNIPSGSMIPTLKIGDFLFVNKMRYSFRMPFTEKELFRIDDPKRGDIVTFIPPATALGQEESRSGIFAKRFVKRVVGLPGDTIRITRKFIETKDRGRVHFALVEYKEKGATEFQSYSPKEVPIGKELSDLDNLEATQRALFKEVKPGFEHYILEGFEDDRRAHIFEYCDFLHGCEIPEGQYMVMGDNRDDSHDSRAWGFVKREDILGKALIIYFSIDWKDATCEYKDGQELAEKGPEIAERYDGDALERRCHYSEVFSSHNARYYGEESRFGWIERTLRYRLWRLSVRFDRIGRILQ; this comes from the coding sequence ATGGGATTATTCTCCTCTATCTTCAAGACCGCTCCAAAACCAGAATCCAAAGAACCAGAAAAGGAAGGGGCTGTCGCTTCAAGTATATCCTTTGGAATCATCGTTGTCCTAGTATTCGCTTTCAAATCATCCATATTAGATGCAAATAATATCCCTTCAGGGTCGATGATCCCCACTTTAAAAATTGGGGACTTTTTGTTTGTGAATAAAATGCGTTATTCCTTTCGGATGCCTTTCACAGAAAAAGAACTCTTTCGTATTGATGACCCTAAACGTGGAGACATCGTTACGTTTATTCCTCCGGCAACGGCACTTGGCCAAGAAGAATCCCGCTCTGGAATTTTTGCAAAACGCTTCGTAAAACGTGTAGTTGGTTTACCTGGGGATACCATTCGGATCACAAGAAAATTCATCGAAACTAAGGATAGAGGTAGAGTACACTTTGCACTCGTTGAGTACAAAGAAAAAGGTGCCACTGAATTCCAATCCTATAGTCCAAAAGAAGTTCCCATTGGTAAGGAACTTTCCGATTTAGATAATTTAGAAGCAACACAAAGAGCTCTTTTTAAGGAAGTAAAACCTGGATTTGAACATTATATCTTAGAAGGATTTGAGGACGATAGAAGAGCTCATATCTTTGAGTATTGTGATTTTTTACATGGTTGCGAAATCCCTGAAGGACAGTACATGGTGATGGGAGACAATCGAGATGATTCCCATGACTCCCGTGCTTGGGGTTTTGTAAAACGTGAAGATATTTTGGGAAAAGCACTCATCATTTATTTTTCCATTGATTGGAAAGATGCGACTTGTGAATACAAAGATGGACAAGAATTAGCAGAGAAAGGACCCGAGATTGCAGAACGGTATGATGGAGATGCTTTAGAAAGAAGATGCCATTATTCGGAAGTATTTTCTTCACATAATGCGCGTTATTATGGTGAGGAATCTCGTTTTGGTTGGATCGAAAGAACCCTTCGTTACCGATTGTGGAGGCTTAGCGTACGGTTTGATCGTATTGGTCGTATTCTACAGTGA